The following proteins are encoded in a genomic region of Paenibacillus sp. FSL H3-0469:
- a CDS encoding sugar ABC transporter permease: protein MRSNKLSQFGQQVFFVGPALLFFTLIMIIPFLMGMYYSFTDWNGVSGNVSWVGFENFKSIFTNDHDFWSSFWFTVRFTVLGVILTNIVGFFLAYLLTKPLKTRNMLRTIFFMPNVIGGLLLGFIWQFIFIKGFSTMGDLTGLSFFNLPWLGDATTGFWAIVMVFIWQSSGYLMVIYIASLSNVSKEVLEAAEIDGASRMQVLRNIILPLIMPAVTIGLFLAISWSFKMFDLNLSLTKGGPFKSTESVAMNIYNEAFLNNRYGLGTAKALLFFLIVALITVIQVRITKSKEVEA from the coding sequence ATGCGCAGCAATAAATTGTCCCAATTCGGTCAGCAGGTATTTTTCGTTGGCCCGGCATTATTGTTTTTTACCTTGATCATGATTATTCCGTTTTTGATGGGGATGTACTACTCTTTCACGGACTGGAACGGCGTATCCGGTAATGTAAGCTGGGTCGGCTTTGAGAATTTTAAAAGTATTTTTACGAATGATCACGACTTCTGGTCATCCTTCTGGTTTACCGTGAGATTCACCGTGCTGGGTGTAATCTTGACTAACATAGTAGGCTTCTTCCTGGCCTATCTGTTGACCAAACCTTTGAAGACACGCAATATGCTCCGGACCATTTTTTTCATGCCGAATGTGATCGGGGGCCTGCTGCTAGGGTTCATCTGGCAGTTCATCTTCATCAAAGGCTTCTCCACGATGGGCGATCTTACGGGCCTGTCCTTCTTCAACCTTCCCTGGCTCGGGGATGCGACCACCGGCTTCTGGGCGATTGTCATGGTCTTCATCTGGCAGTCCTCGGGTTATCTGATGGTTATCTACATCGCTTCGCTCAGCAACGTCTCCAAGGAAGTGCTTGAAGCTGCCGAGATTGACGGCGCCTCCCGGATGCAGGTGCTGCGCAACATCATCTTGCCGCTGATTATGCCTGCGGTTACGATCGGGCTGTTCCTGGCGATCTCCTGGTCCTTCAAGATGTTCGACCTGAACCTCTCGCTGACCAAAGGCGGACCGTTCAAATCTACAGAATCTGTAGCAATGAACATTTATAACGAAGCCTTCCTGAATAACCGTTATGGTCTGGGTACGGCTAAGGCGCTGTTATTCTTCCTCATTGTAGCGCTGATCACTGTCATTCAGGTCCGTATAACGAAGAGTAAGGAGGTAGAAGCTTAA
- a CDS encoding carbohydrate ABC transporter permease — translation MNAKTKSRWNIGIEVVMILLALLFLSPFYFLLANSVKSFGEILSDAASWPQTFMWSNYTNAWKLARFSEAFRNSLIITIISVALISLFSAMAAYRMVRANNRFNQILLLLMVAAMVVPFQTIMIPILKVVNVLGINNSFTGLIISHLGLSIPMAIFLFHGFIKSVPLEIEEAATVDGCNPISAFFRIVLPLLKPMLMTIIVLNALGIWNDYLLPSLILQAPGLRTIPLATFSFFGQYTKQWDMALPALTIGIAPIVIFYLFMQRYIVEGIAAGSVKG, via the coding sequence ATGAATGCCAAGACCAAAAGCAGATGGAATATCGGCATTGAAGTGGTTATGATCCTTCTGGCGCTTCTGTTCCTCTCACCGTTCTACTTCCTGCTGGCGAACTCGGTGAAATCCTTCGGCGAGATTCTGAGTGATGCGGCAAGCTGGCCGCAGACCTTCATGTGGTCGAACTATACGAATGCCTGGAAGCTGGCCCGGTTCTCCGAGGCCTTCCGCAACTCGCTGATCATTACGATCATCAGTGTAGCGCTTATCTCGCTGTTCAGCGCGATGGCGGCGTACCGCATGGTGCGTGCCAATAACCGGTTCAACCAGATTCTACTGCTGCTGATGGTAGCGGCGATGGTGGTTCCGTTCCAGACGATTATGATTCCGATCCTGAAGGTTGTGAATGTCTTGGGCATTAACAACTCCTTCACAGGTCTCATTATCTCCCATCTGGGCCTCAGCATTCCGATGGCGATCTTCCTGTTCCACGGCTTCATCAAGTCCGTGCCGCTGGAGATTGAAGAGGCGGCCACGGTGGATGGCTGTAACCCGATCTCGGCGTTCTTCCGGATTGTATTGCCTCTCTTGAAGCCGATGCTGATGACCATTATCGTGCTGAATGCCCTGGGGATCTGGAATGACTATCTGCTGCCGTCCCTGATTCTTCAGGCACCCGGACTGCGGACGATTCCGCTGGCGACCTTCTCCTTCTTCGGCCAGTATACGAAGCAGTGGGATATGGCACTTCCGGCCCTGACCATCGGGATTGCCCCGATCGTCATCTTCTATCTGTTCATGCAGCGTTACATTGTTGAGGGAATAGCGGCTGGCTCGGTGAAGGGTTAA
- a CDS encoding extracellular solute-binding protein, producing MKKKHSALMMSSVMLMSVVLAACGGNADKPASNNASNGSAGNSGAVKTVKIFQFKTEIVEGLNELKVEFEKEHPNIKLDIQTVGGGADYGAALKTKFASGDAPDIFSNGGYAEMALWQDKLEDLSDQPWVKDLIPLAAEPMTKDGKTYGMPMNLEGIGYVYNKDLFAKAGITETPKTISQLEEAAKKLQAIGVTPFGNAYQEWWLLGIQGISVAFAQQDNVDEFIKGLNDGTASIVGNEKFKDWSNLLNLTVKYGQKNPLTTDANTHLALFAKGETAMMQEGNWAQTLVDNITPDMNIGMFPMPINDDAAMNDKLSVGVPANLVVNKESGSKEEAKTFLNWLVTSDMGKEYIVKKWKFIPALSTIPATPEDIGLLGADVWNYVKEDKVYGLQASKFPDGVTQEFASSIQELIAGKVDEAGWEKGMQAAWDKLKK from the coding sequence ATGAAGAAGAAACATTCTGCACTGATGATGTCATCCGTAATGCTAATGTCAGTAGTGCTCGCGGCTTGCGGCGGCAATGCCGATAAGCCTGCCTCAAATAATGCTTCTAATGGAAGCGCTGGCAACAGCGGCGCTGTGAAGACGGTTAAGATTTTCCAGTTCAAGACGGAGATCGTGGAAGGCCTGAATGAGCTGAAGGTGGAATTCGAGAAGGAGCATCCTAACATCAAGCTGGATATCCAGACGGTCGGCGGCGGCGCTGACTATGGTGCTGCGCTGAAGACCAAATTCGCTTCCGGCGATGCTCCTGATATTTTCTCCAATGGCGGTTATGCGGAAATGGCACTGTGGCAGGACAAACTCGAAGACCTGTCCGACCAGCCTTGGGTGAAGGATCTGATTCCACTTGCAGCAGAGCCTATGACCAAGGACGGCAAAACCTACGGGATGCCAATGAACCTCGAAGGAATCGGTTATGTGTACAACAAGGACCTGTTCGCCAAGGCCGGCATTACAGAGACGCCAAAAACCATTTCACAGCTTGAAGAAGCAGCTAAAAAGCTGCAGGCGATTGGTGTAACTCCATTCGGCAACGCCTATCAGGAATGGTGGCTGCTGGGGATTCAGGGGATTAGCGTAGCTTTTGCACAGCAGGATAATGTGGATGAATTCATCAAGGGCCTGAACGACGGAACTGCATCCATTGTAGGGAATGAGAAGTTCAAGGATTGGAGCAACCTGCTGAACCTGACGGTAAAATACGGCCAGAAGAATCCGCTGACCACCGATGCTAACACTCACCTGGCACTGTTCGCCAAGGGTGAAACGGCTATGATGCAGGAAGGCAACTGGGCACAGACGCTGGTAGATAACATTACGCCGGACATGAACATCGGGATGTTCCCGATGCCCATCAACGACGATGCTGCGATGAACGATAAGCTGTCGGTGGGCGTTCCTGCGAACCTGGTAGTCAACAAGGAATCCGGCTCCAAGGAAGAAGCCAAGACGTTCCTGAACTGGCTGGTGACTTCGGATATGGGGAAAGAGTATATCGTGAAGAAATGGAAGTTCATTCCTGCGCTGTCCACCATTCCGGCAACCCCTGAGGATATCGGTCTGCTGGGTGCGGATGTCTGGAATTATGTAAAAGAAGACAAGGTCTACGGACTGCAGGCGTCCAAATTCCCTGATGGTGTTACACAGGAATTCGCCAGCTCCATTCAAGAATTGATTGCCGGCAAGGTGGATGAAGCCGGCTGGGAGAAGGGCATGCAGGCTGCCTGGGATAAGCTGAAGAAATAA
- a CDS encoding beta-galactosidase — protein sequence MLEVYSKQSLVHYDKRELGTIRERNHYSNVQIGVDYYPEHWDESMWEKDIKLMKETGVKVVRVAEFAWSRLEPAEGIFDFAWLDRALELFHTYGIRIVIGTPTATVPRWLTGAYPDVLPVFGDGSVFYPGVRGHRCYNSNSLRKYGRRIIEALARRYSSHPAVIGWQTDNEFSMLDCHCDSCNLAFRDWVQQKYGTLERLNSEWGTVVWSGSYSSWSELTVPYGASPYQNPSLLLDFQRFQWDSVIAFQKSQIDVLRAMCPHHFITHNFHSYPQRLDMHGLAEELDVAAFDYYPNPSPKKQATAPYSGALSLDLTRGIKRRGFWIMEQLSGPPGCWFPMWRTPYPGLIRAYAWQAIARGADTVVHFRWRSAAAGAEQFWHGLIDHSNVPGRRFAEFGQLCSEVNALAPLLEGTGVISQTAILYSHEQLAALRIQPQAEGLDYYDNIKQYHRALTKRGISCDVVDWRQPLEGYKLVIVPSLYLHDEEAAQALEAFAEGGGTVILMSRSGVKNMNNICVMQPLPGLFSRAAGITVEEYDPVGDEVHTLRDAEGNLYACSHWCDILRLEGAEPIAWYEDDYYAGVPAATVNRFGAGKVYYIGTDPGEDYWLKLLGDIALDADIEQFVELPEGVQAFKRTGENRELLFLLNLSRTAQSIRLEKHYRSALTGNLETGSVMLPPFAVQILQAVSSGRPEAGVRQ from the coding sequence GTGCTTGAGGTATACTCGAAACAGAGTCTTGTACATTACGATAAGAGGGAGCTGGGCACAATTCGGGAGCGGAATCATTACAGCAACGTGCAAATCGGTGTCGACTATTATCCTGAGCATTGGGACGAGTCCATGTGGGAGAAGGATATCAAGTTAATGAAGGAAACCGGGGTCAAGGTTGTCCGGGTAGCGGAATTTGCCTGGAGCCGGCTGGAACCGGCGGAGGGGATCTTTGATTTCGCCTGGTTGGACCGTGCGCTGGAGCTGTTCCATACTTACGGTATCCGGATTGTGATCGGGACGCCGACAGCGACCGTGCCGCGCTGGCTGACGGGTGCTTACCCCGATGTGCTGCCTGTATTCGGAGATGGAAGCGTATTCTATCCCGGTGTGCGCGGTCACCGCTGCTATAACAGCAATTCGCTGCGGAAATATGGCCGCCGGATTATTGAGGCGCTTGCCCGCCGTTACAGCAGCCACCCTGCGGTTATCGGCTGGCAGACGGATAATGAATTCAGTATGCTGGATTGTCATTGCGACAGCTGCAACCTGGCGTTCCGGGACTGGGTTCAGCAGAAGTACGGGACGCTGGAGCGGCTTAATTCGGAGTGGGGAACCGTGGTCTGGAGCGGAAGCTACAGCAGCTGGAGTGAACTGACGGTTCCTTATGGCGCCTCACCTTATCAGAACCCTTCACTGCTGCTGGACTTCCAGCGGTTCCAATGGGATTCAGTGATTGCCTTCCAGAAGTCGCAGATCGATGTGCTGCGGGCTATGTGCCCACATCACTTCATCACCCATAACTTTCACAGTTATCCGCAGCGGCTGGACATGCACGGGCTGGCTGAGGAGCTGGATGTGGCGGCCTTCGATTATTATCCGAATCCTTCGCCTAAGAAACAGGCCACTGCACCATACAGCGGGGCCTTATCCCTGGATCTGACCCGCGGAATTAAACGCCGGGGCTTCTGGATCATGGAGCAGCTTAGCGGTCCTCCCGGCTGCTGGTTCCCGATGTGGCGTACTCCGTATCCCGGACTGATCCGTGCATACGCCTGGCAGGCGATTGCCAGAGGTGCGGATACCGTGGTGCATTTCCGCTGGAGGAGCGCAGCTGCCGGAGCAGAGCAGTTCTGGCACGGCCTCATCGACCACAGCAATGTGCCCGGGCGGAGATTTGCCGAATTCGGGCAGCTGTGCAGTGAGGTGAATGCTCTGGCTCCGCTGCTGGAAGGGACCGGGGTCATCAGCCAGACAGCTATCCTGTATTCGCATGAGCAGCTGGCTGCGCTGCGGATTCAGCCCCAGGCGGAGGGGCTGGACTATTATGATAACATCAAGCAATATCACCGGGCGTTAACCAAGCGGGGCATCAGTTGTGATGTGGTGGACTGGCGCCAGCCGCTGGAGGGCTACAAGCTGGTTATAGTCCCTAGCCTGTACCTGCATGACGAAGAGGCGGCTCAGGCGCTGGAAGCCTTTGCGGAAGGCGGCGGTACAGTCATTCTGATGAGCCGCAGCGGTGTGAAGAACATGAATAATATCTGTGTAATGCAGCCTCTTCCCGGGCTGTTCTCGCGTGCGGCCGGCATAACGGTGGAGGAATATGATCCGGTTGGAGACGAGGTTCATACGCTCCGTGATGCTGAAGGGAATCTGTATGCATGCAGTCATTGGTGTGACATTCTTCGTCTGGAGGGAGCGGAGCCGATCGCTTGGTATGAAGATGATTACTATGCCGGAGTTCCTGCGGCTACAGTGAACCGCTTCGGGGCGGGCAAGGTATATTATATCGGAACCGATCCCGGGGAGGATTATTGGCTGAAGCTTTTGGGTGACATCGCTCTGGATGCAGATATTGAGCAGTTCGTGGAATTACCGGAGGGCGTTCAGGCCTTCAAGCGCACAGGAGAGAACCGGGAGCTGCTGTTCCTGCTGAACCTCAGCCGGACGGCTCAGAGCATCCGGCTGGAGAAGCACTACCGCAGCGCGCTAACCGGCAATCTGGAGACTGGAAGCGTCATGCTTCCGCCGTTTGCTGTTCAGATCCTGCAAGCTGTAAGCAGTGGCCGGCCGGAAGCTGGAGTCAGGCAGTAG
- a CDS encoding LysR family transcriptional regulator produces the protein MDTGLLKVFLAVAEEGSISKAAQSLNYVQSNVTARIQQLEQELKTPLFYRHSRGITLTSAGRTFMEYTVKILNLLDEAKLAVLDSPVPTGLITIGSDTTAAVRLPAILSTYRRCYPEVEVHLQVGRAGELIESVLQHQVQGAFMDGPVEHPELVQELLIHERIGLVIPDTMDYQGILSVHDKTLLMLNSECLYRNKLESWLAEEDGRLGKVMEFGTMEGLLGCVRAGIGYAVLPLSYFTRMNVTEGIRIYPFPEQYAEVPAVFIRRRDLYMTSAFREFIEELKAGLPEAVTCTDMLQGSGEAMEEQA, from the coding sequence GTGGATACGGGTCTTCTCAAAGTGTTTCTGGCGGTTGCCGAAGAAGGAAGTATCTCTAAGGCAGCCCAAAGCCTAAACTATGTGCAGTCTAATGTAACCGCAAGAATCCAGCAGCTGGAGCAGGAGCTGAAGACTCCGCTGTTCTACCGGCATAGCCGGGGAATCACCTTGACCTCGGCCGGCCGTACGTTCATGGAGTATACGGTCAAGATCCTTAATCTGCTGGATGAGGCCAAGCTGGCGGTGCTGGATTCGCCGGTGCCGACGGGCTTGATTACCATCGGCTCGGATACGACGGCGGCAGTGCGGCTGCCTGCTATCCTGTCCACTTACCGGAGATGCTACCCGGAGGTGGAGGTGCATCTGCAGGTCGGACGGGCGGGGGAGCTGATCGAGTCGGTTCTGCAGCATCAAGTCCAGGGGGCCTTTATGGACGGGCCGGTGGAGCACCCGGAGCTTGTCCAGGAACTGCTCATCCACGAACGGATCGGGCTGGTAATTCCCGATACGATGGATTATCAGGGCATCCTCTCTGTTCATGACAAGACCCTGTTGATGCTGAATTCAGAATGTCTGTACCGGAACAAGCTGGAGAGCTGGCTGGCGGAAGAGGACGGACGGCTGGGTAAGGTGATGGAATTCGGGACGATGGAGGGATTACTCGGCTGTGTCAGGGCGGGGATCGGCTACGCGGTGCTGCCGTTATCCTATTTCACACGGATGAATGTCACGGAGGGCATCCGGATCTATCCGTTCCCCGAGCAGTATGCAGAGGTGCCGGCGGTATTCATCCGGCGGCGCGACCTCTATATGACGAGCGCGTTCCGGGAGTTCATAGAAGAGCTGAAGGCAGGGCTGCCGGAAGCGGTGACTTGTACAGATATGCTGCAAGGCAGTGGAGAGGCTATGGAGGAACAGGCATAG
- a CDS encoding AraC family transcriptional regulator yields MSLDAVRRIVFAQESGQLLPITLDSMGYNPDQEQVSRPQGYHTYHWLQTAHGSGMIHFDNKKLTLTEGSGILLMPGTPHRYEALSSETWRTYYLTFGGTSARHILDSLGMNTSLFYRWESGAPLRWMLKEMLDRHDASNDMFSLGESSDAYKFLLTLNKYGQLHNNTAISRNVDKLQPLLKWMDSHYGDPEVGLSDLASRLEVSGRYLNSLFLQTFGLSPYAYFVRLRIRKSKELLVAKPELTVKAISQLVGFRDVSHFVATFRKQSAVTPEQFRKLH; encoded by the coding sequence ATGTCACTGGATGCCGTCCGCAGAATCGTATTCGCCCAGGAGAGCGGCCAGTTGCTCCCCATCACCCTCGACAGTATGGGTTATAACCCTGATCAGGAGCAAGTCTCCCGGCCGCAAGGCTATCACACCTATCACTGGCTGCAGACAGCGCATGGCAGCGGGATGATCCACTTCGACAACAAGAAGCTCACCCTCACCGAGGGCAGCGGCATCCTGCTGATGCCCGGTACTCCGCACCGCTATGAAGCGCTCTCCTCAGAGACTTGGCGCACCTATTATCTCACCTTCGGCGGGACCTCAGCCCGGCATATTCTGGATTCGCTCGGGATGAACACCAGCCTGTTCTACCGCTGGGAGAGCGGGGCGCCGCTGCGCTGGATGCTGAAGGAGATGCTGGACCGCCATGACGCTTCCAATGACATGTTCAGTCTGGGAGAGTCCAGCGATGCCTACAAGTTCCTGCTGACCCTGAACAAATACGGGCAGCTGCATAACAACACGGCGATCTCCCGCAATGTAGACAAGCTTCAGCCGCTGCTGAAATGGATGGACAGCCATTATGGCGATCCCGAGGTAGGCCTCAGTGATCTTGCTTCCCGGCTTGAGGTGTCCGGCAGATATCTGAACAGCCTGTTCCTGCAGACCTTCGGGCTGTCGCCCTATGCTTATTTTGTCCGGCTGCGCATCCGCAAGAGCAAGGAACTGCTGGTCGCGAAGCCCGAACTTACCGTCAAGGCCATCTCGCAGCTGGTCGGCTTCCGCGATGTCAGCCATTTCGTAGCCACCTTCCGCAAGCAATCGGCGGTGACGCCGGAGCAGTTCAGGAAGCTGCACTAG
- a CDS encoding beta-galactosidase, translated as MINEKLPKIWYGGDYNPEQWEAPVWAEDERMFKLAGIDVATINVFSWALIQPSEDTYDFTGLDELIDRLYKNGTYVCLATGTGAHPAWMAHRYPEVTRVDVQGRKRKFGGRHNSNPNSAVYRKYAALLAGKLAERYKDHPGLVAWHISNEYGGYDYSEQSEAAFRVWLKDRYGTLDALNKAWNTRFWGHTFYEWEEIVVPNELSEEWGGNRTNFQGISLDYRRFMSDSLLECYILEYEAIKAHSKDIPVTTNLMGFYPELDYFKWAKYLDVISWDNYPSLDTPVSYTAMTHDLMRGLKNGQPFMLMEQTPSQQNWQPYNSLKRPGVMRLWSYQAVARGADTVLFFQLRRSIGACEKYHGAVIEHVGHEHTRVFRECAELGRELESLGSELLDARSAAQIGIIYDWENRWALDLSSGPSVALKYVDEVHKYYDALYQQNIEADMIGVEEDLSKYKIVIAPVLYMVKPGFAEKVEAFVQAGGTFITTYFSGIVNENDLVTVGGYPGELRKVLGIWSEEIDALLPGMSNEIVMNKEWGTLNRSYGCDLLCDLIHPEGAEVLAQYGADFYKGMPALTVNSFGAGKAYYVATSPDAAFLSGFLANLCADNGIAPLVSAPEGIESVQRVKDGVSYLFLLNHSAEELRADIGAGERTDLLTGETFSGSTPVPGRGVLILSDKQ; from the coding sequence GTGATCAACGAGAAGTTACCTAAGATCTGGTACGGTGGAGATTATAACCCGGAGCAATGGGAGGCCCCGGTCTGGGCGGAGGACGAGCGGATGTTCAAGCTCGCGGGCATAGACGTGGCAACCATCAATGTGTTCTCCTGGGCGCTGATTCAGCCGTCTGAAGATACGTACGATTTCACGGGTCTGGATGAGTTAATCGACCGCTTATATAAGAACGGCACATATGTATGTCTGGCAACAGGTACAGGAGCACATCCGGCCTGGATGGCTCACCGCTATCCTGAAGTGACACGGGTTGATGTCCAGGGCCGCAAGCGCAAATTCGGCGGGCGGCATAACTCTAATCCGAACAGCGCAGTCTACCGCAAATATGCAGCACTGCTGGCCGGTAAGCTGGCTGAGCGCTATAAGGATCATCCGGGCCTGGTGGCCTGGCATATCTCCAATGAATATGGCGGCTACGATTACTCCGAGCAGTCTGAGGCTGCTTTTCGCGTCTGGCTGAAGGACCGTTACGGAACGCTTGATGCGCTCAACAAAGCCTGGAATACCCGGTTCTGGGGCCATACCTTCTATGAGTGGGAGGAAATCGTTGTTCCGAATGAACTCAGTGAAGAGTGGGGCGGCAACCGGACCAACTTCCAGGGGATTTCTCTGGACTACCGCAGATTCATGTCGGATAGCCTGCTGGAATGCTACATCCTCGAATATGAAGCCATCAAGGCGCACAGCAAGGATATTCCGGTTACGACCAACCTGATGGGCTTCTACCCGGAGCTGGATTATTTCAAGTGGGCCAAGTACCTGGATGTCATCTCCTGGGACAACTATCCGTCCCTGGACACCCCGGTCAGCTATACGGCGATGACGCATGATCTGATGCGCGGCCTGAAGAACGGCCAGCCGTTCATGCTGATGGAGCAGACGCCAAGCCAGCAGAACTGGCAGCCGTACAATTCGCTGAAGCGTCCCGGCGTCATGCGCCTCTGGAGCTATCAGGCGGTAGCGCGCGGTGCCGACACCGTGCTGTTCTTCCAGCTGCGGCGGTCCATCGGCGCTTGCGAGAAGTACCACGGAGCGGTCATTGAGCATGTAGGGCATGAGCATACCCGTGTATTCCGCGAATGCGCTGAGCTGGGCCGGGAGCTGGAGAGCCTGGGCAGTGAGCTGCTGGATGCACGCAGTGCGGCGCAGATCGGGATTATCTACGACTGGGAGAACCGCTGGGCGCTTGATCTCTCCAGCGGCCCGTCCGTTGCATTGAAATATGTGGACGAGGTCCATAAGTATTATGACGCGCTATATCAGCAGAACATCGAAGCGGATATGATCGGGGTAGAAGAGGATCTGTCGAAATACAAGATTGTCATTGCACCGGTACTGTATATGGTGAAGCCGGGCTTCGCCGAGAAGGTCGAAGCCTTCGTTCAGGCAGGCGGCACCTTCATTACGACGTATTTCAGCGGGATCGTTAATGAGAATGATCTGGTTACGGTTGGCGGGTATCCGGGAGAGCTGCGCAAGGTGCTGGGGATCTGGTCCGAGGAGATCGACGCCCTGCTGCCGGGCATGAGCAATGAAATCGTGATGAATAAGGAATGGGGAACACTTAACCGTTCATATGGCTGCGATCTGCTCTGTGACCTGATTCATCCCGAAGGCGCAGAGGTGCTTGCTCAGTATGGCGCGGATTTCTATAAAGGCATGCCTGCCCTAACGGTGAACAGCTTCGGTGCAGGCAAGGCCTATTATGTGGCTACAAGCCCGGATGCGGCCTTCCTTAGCGGCTTCCTCGCTAACCTGTGCGCGGATAACGGCATTGCGCCGCTGGTCAGCGCACCGGAGGGCATCGAATCCGTCCAGCGTGTGAAGGACGGCGTATCCTATCTGTTCCTGCTGAACCATTCAGCAGAGGAGCTTCGGGCGGATATCGGTGCCGGCGAGCGGACCGATCTGCTTACCGGGGAGACGTTCAGCGGCTCCACTCCGGTTCCCGGCCGCGGCGTGCTGATTCTCTCAGATAAACAGTAA
- a CDS encoding Ger(x)C family spore germination protein: MYRRILVVLCSLLILTTLTSCWSSKEIEDLALYAGLALDIGEFSPTEQELEDKGATYYKKNKITATVQMVPANSVGGVDKQGGGSSSSPPYMNVTGTGDSVLEIFRQYSILRERPIIGHHLKVIVISSELLKQQRINQLMDFVLRDNDIRPSTMVFLSQGRAADTMVSKQKNEIPAFHIRDMLRNQKRTSKVLDPVILSKMDANMYSKRSYALQNLVTANGEVEFSGAGVIKGDTGHWVGALNQEDTECLTWLTNGGQSGVIKTYDWSNEPITYELKSMKSKVTAKVDGGELSFDVKLTTEGRLSETWNVEEYPAATHLPQKAEKLFKKRLEQMMESLFHKLQSDYKADAAGFSTRLSIQEPALWKKLEDHWDEEFSRTPIHVTVDLKITDFGSFTQ, translated from the coding sequence ATGTATAGACGGATTCTGGTGGTGCTGTGCAGTCTGCTGATTCTTACCACACTGACCTCCTGCTGGAGCAGTAAAGAGATTGAGGATCTGGCCCTATACGCAGGGCTGGCTCTGGATATCGGAGAGTTCTCACCCACAGAACAGGAGCTGGAGGACAAAGGCGCTACTTATTACAAAAAGAATAAGATTACCGCCACTGTGCAGATGGTTCCGGCTAACTCCGTGGGCGGAGTAGATAAACAGGGCGGCGGCAGCAGCAGTAGTCCACCCTATATGAATGTAACCGGAACCGGAGATTCTGTGCTGGAGATTTTCCGTCAATATTCGATTCTGCGTGAACGGCCGATCATCGGCCATCACCTCAAGGTTATCGTAATCTCCAGTGAGCTGCTGAAGCAGCAAAGGATAAATCAGTTAATGGATTTCGTGCTTCGGGATAATGACATCCGCCCCAGCACAATGGTGTTCTTAAGCCAAGGCCGGGCAGCAGATACCATGGTCTCGAAGCAAAAAAATGAAATTCCTGCCTTTCACATCAGAGATATGCTGCGCAATCAGAAGAGAACCAGCAAGGTGCTGGACCCCGTTATTTTATCGAAAATGGATGCCAATATGTACTCCAAACGCAGTTATGCGCTGCAGAACCTGGTAACGGCGAATGGCGAGGTAGAATTCTCGGGAGCCGGAGTCATCAAGGGAGATACCGGGCACTGGGTGGGGGCGCTGAATCAGGAGGATACCGAATGTCTGACCTGGCTGACCAACGGGGGGCAAAGCGGGGTCATCAAGACCTACGACTGGAGCAATGAGCCGATCACCTATGAACTCAAGTCCATGAAGAGTAAAGTCACTGCCAAAGTAGACGGCGGCGAGCTGTCCTTCGATGTCAAGCTTACAACGGAAGGAAGGCTAAGCGAAACCTGGAACGTAGAGGAATATCCTGCTGCCACCCATCTTCCCCAAAAAGCAGAGAAGCTGTTCAAGAAGCGGCTGGAGCAGATGATGGAGAGCCTGTTTCACAAGCTGCAGTCCGATTACAAAGCAGATGCGGCCGGATTCTCCACCAGACTCAGTATTCAGGAGCCCGCCTTATGGAAGAAGCTGGAGGATCACTGGGATGAGGAGTTCAGCCGGACCCCTATTCATGTCACCGTTGATTTGAAGATTACGGACTTCGGCTCCTTCACTCAATAG